One Citricoccus sp. K5 DNA window includes the following coding sequences:
- a CDS encoding 2Fe-2S iron-sulfur cluster-binding protein — MTLRIDGTDHELTVDTRTTLLDALRERAGNTSPKKGCDHGQCGSCTVLLDGRRHLTCLALAVAYDGAEIVTAAGLAGPADEGDLHPVQQAFITHDGFQCGYCTPGQVCSAVGMLEEAGRGAPSHVTADLEADVELTDEEIRERMSGNLCRCGAYAGILSAIRESAGR, encoded by the coding sequence ATCACCCTCCGGATCGATGGCACCGACCACGAACTGACCGTTGACACCCGAACCACCCTGCTGGACGCCCTGCGCGAACGCGCCGGCAACACCTCGCCCAAGAAGGGCTGCGACCACGGACAGTGCGGCTCCTGCACGGTCCTGCTGGACGGGCGCCGGCACCTGACCTGCCTGGCCCTGGCCGTGGCCTATGACGGCGCCGAGATCGTGACGGCGGCGGGACTGGCCGGACCGGCAGACGAGGGGGACCTCCACCCGGTCCAGCAGGCGTTCATCACGCACGACGGCTTCCAATGTGGCTACTGCACGCCGGGTCAGGTGTGCTCCGCCGTCGGGATGCTCGAGGAGGCCGGCCGGGGAGCTCCCAGCCACGTGACCGCCGACCTCGAGGCGGACGTGGAGCTCACCGACGAGGAGATCCGCGAGCGCATGAGCGGCAATCTGTGCCGCTGCGGCGCCTACGCCGGCATTCTCAGCGCGATCCGGGAGTCGGCGGGCCGATGA
- a CDS encoding pitrilysin family protein, which yields MSPTLPIPADFTGTIQDAGHGSVVRRSVLPGGVRVLTEAMPDQRSVTIGFWIAVGSRDEAEGGFGSTHFLEHLLFKGTPTRSAMDIATAFDRVGGESNASTAKESTCYHARVLDTDLPMAIDVITDMVTSALIDATELETERGVILEELAMDADDPIDTAHEALAAALLDGHELGRPIGGTAETINAVTRERVLEHYRQWYRPDELVVTAAGGLDHDEVCRLVVEALERSGWNLPDGASPAPRRSHVYTGAGISEGLHRISRPVEQSSILVGGRSVHSLDPDRFALALMNSTLGGGMSSRLFQEIREKRGLAYNTYSFSAAYSDVGYFGLYAGCSPQKADSVAELMVSELERLAEHGITDEELERARGQLSGGTVLGLEDTGSRMSRLGRAELVTGEFVDLDGALDRLRAVTAAQVQAVAQRLAASPRATIMVGPDVSADGLSGS from the coding sequence ATGAGTCCTACGCTGCCGATTCCCGCTGATTTCACCGGAACCATCCAGGACGCCGGCCATGGCTCCGTGGTCCGGCGTTCCGTGTTGCCCGGAGGAGTCCGGGTGCTGACGGAGGCGATGCCGGACCAGCGCTCGGTCACCATCGGCTTCTGGATCGCCGTGGGATCACGGGACGAGGCGGAGGGCGGATTCGGCTCGACGCATTTCCTGGAGCACCTGCTCTTCAAGGGCACCCCCACCCGGTCGGCCATGGACATCGCCACCGCGTTCGATCGCGTCGGCGGGGAGTCCAACGCCTCCACGGCCAAGGAGTCCACGTGCTATCACGCCAGGGTGCTGGACACCGACCTGCCGATGGCCATCGACGTCATCACGGACATGGTCACCTCCGCCCTGATCGATGCGACCGAGCTCGAGACGGAGCGCGGGGTGATCCTCGAGGAACTGGCCATGGATGCCGACGATCCCATCGACACCGCGCACGAGGCCCTGGCAGCGGCCCTGCTGGACGGTCATGAGCTGGGCCGTCCCATCGGCGGCACCGCCGAGACCATCAACGCCGTGACACGTGAGCGCGTGCTGGAGCACTACCGCCAGTGGTACCGCCCGGACGAATTGGTGGTGACCGCTGCCGGCGGCCTGGACCATGACGAGGTGTGCCGGCTCGTGGTCGAGGCGTTGGAACGCTCGGGCTGGAACCTGCCGGACGGCGCTTCCCCCGCCCCGCGGCGCAGCCATGTGTACACGGGAGCGGGGATCTCCGAGGGTTTGCACCGGATCTCCCGGCCGGTGGAGCAGTCCTCGATCCTGGTCGGCGGGCGCTCAGTCCACTCCCTGGATCCCGACCGGTTCGCGCTGGCCCTGATGAACTCCACCCTGGGAGGGGGCATGAGTTCGCGCCTGTTCCAGGAGATCCGGGAGAAGCGCGGCCTGGCCTACAACACCTACTCCTTCTCTGCCGCCTATTCGGACGTCGGCTACTTCGGTCTCTACGCCGGCTGCTCCCCGCAGAAGGCCGACTCCGTGGCCGAGCTCATGGTCTCGGAACTGGAGCGCCTGGCCGAGCACGGCATCACCGACGAGGAACTGGAACGCGCCCGCGGCCAGCTCTCCGGCGGCACCGTGCTCGGGCTGGAGGACACCGGGTCCCGGATGTCCCGCCTGGGCCGGGCCGAACTGGTCACGGGGGAGTTCGTTGACCTGGACGGGGCCCTGGACCGGCTGCGCGCCGTCACGGCCGCGCAGGTGCAGGCGGTGGCCCAGAGACTGGCGGCCTCCCCGCGGGCCACGATCATGGTCGGCCCGGACGTGTCGGCGGACGGGCTCTCCGGCAGCTGA
- the dapB gene encoding 4-hydroxy-tetrahydrodipicolinate reductase, whose translation MTAPETESRTVSRPELSAEPIRVAILGATGKMGRYAVAAVGGAPDLELVAELGSRDPVSAALDAGASHVLDLTVPQVSPDNVAFAVEHGLHAVVGTSGWSAERRETLAGQLAAHPEVGVLIAPNFSVGSVLASAFAAKAARHFPSVEIIEMHHPDKVDAPSGTAVRTAGLIADARQAAGVGTSPDATAHDPHGARGALVDGIRVHAVRLRGLEAHQEVLMGGPGEQLVVRHDAFDRGAYMPGVLLGLRTVASRPGLAYGLDAYLDLD comes from the coding sequence ATGACTGCGCCCGAGACCGAATCCCGCACCGTATCCCGCCCCGAACTCAGCGCCGAGCCGATCCGGGTCGCCATCCTCGGAGCCACCGGCAAGATGGGCCGCTACGCCGTGGCGGCCGTGGGCGGAGCCCCGGATCTGGAGCTGGTGGCCGAACTCGGCTCCCGGGATCCCGTCTCGGCCGCCCTCGATGCCGGCGCGAGCCACGTGCTGGACCTCACCGTCCCGCAGGTCTCGCCGGACAACGTGGCCTTCGCCGTCGAGCACGGCCTGCACGCCGTCGTCGGGACCTCCGGCTGGTCCGCCGAGCGCCGGGAGACGCTCGCGGGGCAGCTGGCGGCGCATCCGGAGGTGGGCGTGCTGATCGCCCCGAACTTCTCGGTCGGCTCCGTCCTGGCCAGCGCCTTCGCCGCAAAGGCCGCCCGTCACTTCCCCTCGGTGGAGATCATCGAGATGCACCACCCGGACAAGGTCGATGCGCCTTCCGGCACGGCGGTGCGGACCGCGGGACTGATCGCGGACGCCCGCCAGGCGGCCGGCGTCGGAACCTCCCCGGACGCGACCGCCCATGATCCGCACGGCGCCCGCGGGGCCCTGGTGGACGGGATCCGCGTGCACGCCGTGCGACTGCGCGGGCTGGAGGCCCACCAGGAGGTCCTGATGGGCGGGCCGGGGGAGCAGCTGGTCGTCCGTCACGACGCCTTCGACCGCGGGGCGTACATGCCCGGTGTCCTGCTGGGGCTGCGGACCGTGGCATCCCGGCCCGGCCTGGCCTACGGCCTGGACGCCTACCTGGACCTCGACTGA
- a CDS encoding xanthine dehydrogenase family protein molybdopterin-binding subunit, which produces MTANPVRAVAMGTAMERVDAREKVTGRAAYAVEYDAEATAASGGSPLHCWLVTSTTAKGRVLRVDASQALEHPGVVAVLDHTTAPRLATTDNRELAVLQDDRIGFRGQIVALVLAETPEAAREAARLVQIHQEDEPASVVLEGAETYRPETVNAGFPSDTDEGDVEAALAAAPVRIEQTYTTPHEHNNAMEPHAATALWHEDTLTMWDSTQGVHSVASTLAPMLGIDVDRVRVQAPYVGGGFGSKGLPHSPEMAVVLAARWAEGRPVKLAVTRQQMFALTGYRTQTISRLRLGAEPDGRIVALDHAVEVQSSAIKEFVEQAAVPARMMYAGRHRRTSHRVAALDVAVPSWMRAPGEMPGMYALEVAMDELAVASGVDPLEVRERNEPEVDPETGNPFGNRRLVECLHRGAELFGWADRPAEPRATLDGDWWVGTGVASSTYPAHFFPGNAAHIAALGGGRYAVSIGAVDIGTGARTALLQIAADALGVGVADVDLAIGDTDLPFATVAGGSSGTGSWGTAITQAAQQFRADHGEDPDRGVETTATAESYPDVEHLAMHSFGAVFVEARVHRWTGEVRIPRMLGVYSVGRVINPTTARSQFLGGLVMGLSAALFEESVRDPRFGHVVTQDLATYHVAAHADIGDLQVEWLDDVDEQATPMGSRGIGEIGIVGTSAAVVNATYHATGIRVRDLPATADKFL; this is translated from the coding sequence ATGACCGCGAACCCCGTACGGGCCGTGGCCATGGGCACCGCGATGGAGCGGGTCGACGCCCGGGAGAAGGTCACCGGCCGCGCTGCCTACGCCGTGGAATACGACGCCGAGGCAACAGCCGCGTCCGGCGGGTCTCCATTGCACTGCTGGCTGGTGACCTCGACCACCGCCAAGGGGCGGGTGCTGCGCGTGGACGCGAGCCAGGCCCTGGAGCATCCCGGCGTGGTGGCGGTGCTGGACCACACCACCGCACCGAGACTGGCCACCACGGACAACCGCGAACTGGCCGTGCTGCAGGACGATCGGATCGGGTTCCGCGGCCAGATCGTGGCCCTGGTGCTGGCTGAGACCCCTGAGGCCGCCCGCGAGGCCGCCCGTCTGGTGCAAATCCACCAGGAGGACGAGCCGGCGTCGGTGGTCCTGGAGGGTGCGGAGACCTACCGGCCCGAGACGGTCAACGCGGGCTTTCCGTCTGACACCGACGAGGGTGACGTCGAGGCGGCGCTGGCGGCAGCGCCGGTGCGGATCGAACAGACCTACACCACCCCGCACGAGCACAACAACGCGATGGAGCCCCATGCGGCCACGGCCCTGTGGCACGAGGACACGCTGACGATGTGGGACTCCACCCAGGGCGTCCACAGCGTTGCCTCGACCCTGGCCCCGATGCTCGGCATCGACGTGGACCGGGTGCGCGTACAGGCGCCCTACGTCGGCGGCGGGTTCGGCAGCAAGGGGCTGCCCCACAGTCCGGAGATGGCCGTCGTCCTCGCCGCACGCTGGGCTGAGGGACGGCCGGTCAAACTGGCTGTGACCCGCCAGCAGATGTTCGCCCTCACCGGGTACCGCACCCAGACGATCTCCCGCCTCCGCCTGGGCGCCGAGCCGGACGGTCGCATCGTCGCCCTCGACCACGCGGTCGAGGTCCAGAGCTCCGCCATCAAGGAATTCGTCGAGCAGGCCGCCGTCCCGGCACGGATGATGTATGCCGGTCGGCACCGGCGGACCAGCCACCGGGTGGCCGCACTCGACGTCGCTGTCCCGTCCTGGATGCGGGCACCGGGGGAGATGCCCGGCATGTACGCCCTCGAAGTGGCCATGGACGAGTTGGCGGTGGCGTCCGGCGTCGATCCCCTCGAGGTGCGCGAGCGCAACGAGCCCGAGGTCGATCCCGAGACCGGCAACCCGTTCGGCAACCGGCGGCTGGTGGAGTGCCTGCACCGTGGCGCCGAGCTCTTCGGGTGGGCCGACCGCCCCGCCGAGCCGCGTGCCACCCTCGACGGCGACTGGTGGGTGGGCACGGGCGTCGCGTCCTCGACCTATCCCGCCCACTTCTTCCCGGGCAACGCCGCCCACATCGCGGCCCTCGGCGGGGGGCGCTATGCCGTCTCCATCGGAGCGGTCGACATCGGCACCGGGGCCCGGACCGCCCTGCTGCAGATCGCCGCCGATGCCCTGGGCGTCGGGGTGGCCGACGTCGACCTGGCGATCGGTGACACGGACCTGCCGTTCGCCACCGTGGCCGGCGGGTCGTCCGGCACGGGTTCCTGGGGCACCGCCATCACCCAGGCGGCGCAGCAATTCCGCGCGGACCACGGCGAGGACCCGGACCGCGGGGTGGAGACCACCGCGACCGCCGAGTCCTACCCCGACGTGGAGCACCTGGCCATGCACTCCTTCGGCGCCGTGTTCGTCGAGGCACGGGTGCACCGCTGGACCGGTGAGGTGCGGATACCGAGGATGCTCGGCGTCTACTCGGTGGGCCGGGTGATCAACCCGACCACGGCGCGCTCGCAGTTCCTCGGCGGACTCGTCATGGGGCTCTCGGCCGCGTTGTTCGAGGAATCGGTGCGCGATCCCCGCTTCGGCCACGTCGTCACCCAAGACCTGGCTACCTACCACGTCGCCGCGCACGCGGACATCGGCGACCTGCAGGTCGAGTGGCTCGACGACGTCGACGAGCAGGCGACCCCCATGGGGTCCCGGGGGATTGGGGAGATCGGCATCGTCGGTACCTCCGCCGCCGTTGTCAATGCCACCTACCACGCCACCGGGATCCGGGTCCGAGACCTGCCCGCGACCGCCGACAAGTTCCTGTGA
- a CDS encoding heparan-alpha-glucosaminide N-acetyltransferase domain-containing protein produces MAATTAVQRRIPGVDAARGLALLGMIATHLLGLVSADGTEPTVVGLVFAGKSSALFATLAGVGLALLSGGAGRTGAPHRGPLLGWDRRRVAVRALLLFVLGLACGSLDMNVAVILAQYALLFLVAVPFLHLGARALAAWAIGWVLLSPVLASLLSAAMQSAVGSTAYVDGWRLWSNPTLIDLVSQPGLLAWDLLFTGYYPVLQWFGYVLFGLFLGRLRLDRMRVAAVLAAGGAALAALAFLLSRGLQQWPEVASALATGTGAGTRALGAELLTGASLSTESVQHLPVWFTLATPHSGAPLDLLLTCGTSALVLGVCLLLTQIARGVLVWPLMPLIGAGALPLTLYVGHLVALDVFETATADWPRLGLLLAYWVGCLVAGTLWRGFGWRGPLEWLVATVSGTLAGPRP; encoded by the coding sequence ATGGCGGCAACCACGGCAGTGCAGCGTCGCATCCCCGGTGTGGACGCGGCCCGGGGCCTGGCCCTGCTGGGTATGATCGCCACCCATCTGCTCGGACTGGTGTCCGCGGACGGGACGGAACCGACCGTCGTCGGGCTGGTGTTCGCCGGGAAGTCCTCGGCCCTGTTCGCCACACTGGCCGGCGTCGGGCTGGCCCTGCTCAGTGGCGGCGCGGGCCGGACCGGCGCACCCCACCGCGGCCCCCTCCTGGGCTGGGACCGCCGCCGGGTGGCGGTACGCGCGCTGCTGCTGTTCGTCCTCGGCCTCGCCTGCGGTTCCCTGGACATGAACGTCGCCGTCATCCTGGCCCAGTACGCACTGCTGTTCCTGGTCGCGGTGCCTTTCCTGCACCTGGGGGCCCGCGCCCTCGCCGCCTGGGCGATCGGCTGGGTGCTGCTCTCCCCCGTGCTCGCGAGCCTGCTGTCCGCGGCGATGCAGTCGGCGGTGGGGTCCACGGCCTATGTGGACGGCTGGCGGCTGTGGTCCAACCCGACCCTCATCGACCTGGTCTCCCAGCCCGGGCTGCTGGCCTGGGACCTGCTGTTCACGGGCTACTATCCCGTGCTGCAGTGGTTCGGCTACGTGCTCTTCGGCCTGTTCCTCGGCCGGCTGCGGCTGGACCGGATGCGGGTGGCGGCCGTCCTGGCCGCCGGGGGCGCCGCCCTGGCCGCGCTGGCCTTCCTCCTCTCGCGCGGTCTGCAGCAGTGGCCCGAGGTGGCCTCGGCCCTGGCGACCGGGACCGGGGCCGGCACGCGTGCCCTCGGGGCCGAGCTTCTGACCGGCGCGAGCCTGTCCACGGAGTCGGTGCAGCACCTTCCGGTGTGGTTCACGCTCGCCACACCCCACTCCGGGGCGCCGCTGGACCTCCTGCTGACCTGCGGCACCTCCGCCCTGGTGCTCGGGGTCTGCCTGTTGTTGACCCAGATCGCCCGCGGGGTGCTCGTCTGGCCCCTGATGCCGCTGATCGGCGCCGGAGCCCTGCCCCTCACGCTGTACGTGGGGCACCTGGTGGCGTTGGACGTCTTCGAGACGGCGACGGCCGACTGGCCCCGTCTCGGCCTGCTCCTGGCCTACTGGGTGGGTTGCCTCGTCGCCGGGACCCTGTGGCGCGGATTCGGCTGGAGGGGCCCGCTGGAGTGGCTCGTCGCGACCGTCTCCGGCACGTTGGCCGGGCCGAGGCCCTGA
- a CDS encoding XdhC family protein: protein MSERDDLWQRMAPVLDGDAGFVLATVVSTSSSAPRPVGTQMAVLDDGTVIGSLSGGCIEADVYAHAQEVATTGRALVRDYGYSDGAALDIGLTCGGSLRVFLERVAPADLDFFRALAEALRSGEPVATVTALPGPDAGWRGLVTAADSATKPDRGLHEAAALLRESRSGVVKVPSPDGGPPSDYAVRSFTAPAHLVVFGSNAFAASLARLAADVGYRVTVCDARAAFATRERFPEADEIVVRWPHEYLDELHVDHRTVLCALTHDPKFDDPLVARALRSPAAFVGAMGSRRTSREREERLRDLGLSEQELARLHAPLGLDLGAGTPQETAVSMMAEIISARRSGTNLPLTQVGGPLHRAR, encoded by the coding sequence ATGTCCGAGCGTGACGACCTGTGGCAGCGGATGGCCCCGGTCCTCGACGGTGACGCCGGCTTCGTGCTGGCCACCGTGGTCTCCACCTCCTCGAGTGCGCCGAGACCGGTGGGGACGCAGATGGCCGTCCTGGACGACGGCACGGTCATCGGCAGCCTGTCCGGGGGATGCATCGAGGCAGACGTCTACGCGCACGCTCAGGAGGTGGCGACCACGGGCCGGGCGCTGGTCCGTGACTACGGCTACAGCGACGGTGCGGCGCTCGACATCGGGCTGACCTGTGGCGGCTCGCTCCGGGTCTTCCTCGAACGCGTCGCCCCGGCGGACCTGGACTTCTTCCGCGCCCTGGCCGAGGCGCTGCGCTCCGGTGAACCGGTCGCCACCGTCACGGCGTTGCCGGGACCGGACGCCGGGTGGCGCGGTCTCGTGACCGCGGCTGACTCCGCAACGAAGCCTGACCGGGGCCTCCACGAGGCCGCCGCCCTGCTGAGGGAGTCTCGCTCCGGCGTCGTGAAAGTCCCAAGCCCCGACGGCGGTCCGCCCTCCGACTACGCGGTCCGCAGCTTCACGGCGCCGGCGCACCTCGTGGTCTTCGGCTCGAACGCGTTCGCCGCGTCCCTGGCCCGGTTGGCCGCGGACGTGGGCTACCGGGTGACCGTCTGCGACGCCCGGGCGGCGTTCGCCACCCGGGAGCGGTTCCCCGAGGCGGATGAGATCGTCGTGCGGTGGCCCCACGAGTACCTGGACGAGCTTCACGTCGATCACCGCACCGTCCTCTGCGCGCTGACACATGACCCGAAGTTCGACGACCCGCTGGTGGCGAGGGCCCTGCGCTCGCCGGCCGCCTTCGTCGGGGCCATGGGATCGCGGCGCACCAGCCGGGAACGTGAGGAGCGACTGCGGGACCTGGGGCTGAGCGAGCAGGAACTGGCGCGGTTGCATGCGCCCTTGGGCCTGGACCTCGGGGCGGGAACCCCACAGGAGACCGCGGTGTCCATGATGGCCGAGATCATCTCGGCCCGCAGGTCCGGGACGAACCTGCCTCTGACCCAGGTGGGCGGCCCCCTGCACCGTGCGCGGTGA
- a CDS encoding sodium:alanine symporter family protein — protein MDQLQTVLDNIGSFVWGPFFLIPLLLGTGLYLTIRLGFLQFHKLFPALNLGIIRRRDADTEGDISQFQALTTALAATVGTGNIVGVATAIGIGGPGALFWMWVTGLLGMASKYSEAYLAVRFRTTDEAGDKSGGPQYYLQKAIKGPVGKILALTFAVFAFLASFGIGNMTQSNSIAANVEGSWNVAPWITGIILTVMTLLVLVGGIKSIGKVTAGFVPVMIVFYVAASLYILIVNLVDIPAAFALIFTDAFTGTAAVGGFTGSILIIAIQYGVARGMFSNESGMGSAAIAAAAAQTSHPVRQGLVSMTQTFIDTLIVVTCTGLVIITTGAWNVIDEATGEQISAALMTGEAFSHGLPGEWGHWIVTIGLIMFAFSTILGWSYYGERNVERLFGQRLVMPYRVVFSLVVFVGCTVPLSIVWSFSDIMNGLMALPNLIGLLVLSGLVARETRHYLKHDPKLVASTAEIEAFMVDRPGWADWKSGNVVGSSRTHTGRAPVESVRDLD, from the coding sequence ATGGATCAACTGCAAACAGTGCTGGACAACATCGGCTCGTTCGTCTGGGGTCCGTTCTTCCTCATCCCCCTGCTGTTGGGCACCGGCCTCTACCTGACCATCCGTCTGGGCTTCCTGCAGTTCCACAAGCTCTTTCCCGCCCTGAACCTGGGGATCATCCGTCGGCGGGATGCGGACACCGAGGGAGACATCTCCCAGTTCCAGGCCCTGACCACCGCCCTGGCCGCCACGGTCGGCACCGGGAACATCGTGGGTGTGGCCACCGCGATCGGTATCGGCGGACCGGGTGCCCTGTTCTGGATGTGGGTCACGGGACTGCTGGGCATGGCCTCGAAGTACTCCGAGGCGTACCTGGCCGTCCGGTTCCGCACCACCGACGAGGCCGGTGACAAGTCCGGCGGCCCGCAGTACTACCTGCAGAAGGCCATCAAGGGTCCCGTCGGCAAGATCCTGGCACTCACCTTCGCGGTCTTCGCCTTCCTCGCCTCCTTCGGCATCGGCAACATGACCCAGAGCAACTCCATCGCGGCCAACGTCGAAGGCTCCTGGAACGTGGCCCCATGGATCACCGGCATCATCCTGACCGTCATGACGCTGCTGGTGCTGGTGGGCGGAATCAAGTCCATCGGCAAGGTCACCGCCGGATTCGTTCCCGTCATGATCGTCTTCTACGTGGCCGCCTCGCTCTACATCCTGATCGTCAACCTCGTGGACATCCCGGCCGCCTTCGCGCTCATCTTCACCGATGCCTTCACCGGCACGGCCGCGGTCGGGGGCTTCACCGGCTCGATCCTCATCATCGCCATCCAGTACGGCGTGGCCCGCGGTATGTTCTCCAATGAATCCGGGATGGGCTCGGCGGCGATCGCGGCGGCAGCGGCCCAGACGTCCCACCCGGTCCGTCAGGGCCTGGTGTCCATGACGCAGACGTTCATCGATACGCTGATCGTGGTGACCTGCACCGGCCTGGTGATCATCACGACCGGGGCGTGGAACGTGATCGACGAGGCCACCGGTGAGCAGATCTCCGCGGCGCTGATGACCGGCGAGGCCTTCTCCCACGGCCTGCCCGGCGAATGGGGTCACTGGATCGTCACCATCGGCCTGATCATGTTCGCCTTCTCCACCATCCTCGGATGGTCCTACTACGGTGAGCGCAACGTGGAACGCCTCTTCGGTCAGCGGCTCGTGATGCCCTACCGAGTCGTGTTCTCCCTCGTGGTGTTCGTGGGCTGCACCGTGCCGCTGTCCATTGTCTGGAGTTTCTCCGACATCATGAACGGCCTGATGGCCCTGCCGAACCTCATCGGACTGCTGGTCCTCTCCGGCTTGGTCGCCCGCGAGACCCGGCACTACCTCAAGCATGATCCGAAGCTGGTGGCCAGCACCGCCGAGATCGAGGCCTTCATGGTGGACCGGCCAGGCTGGGCGGACTGGAAGTCCGGCAACGTGGTCGGCTCATCCCGCACGCACACCGGGCGGGCGCCGGTGGAGTCCGTCCGAGACCTGGACTAG
- a CDS encoding xanthine dehydrogenase family protein subunit M, which translates to MRPLTYAAPATAAEAVSAVSGDPQARFLGGGTNLVDHLKLGVSTPGRLVDISRLPLDTVEQTEAGVRIGTNVRNSDLAAHPLLRSGWPGISRALLAGASGQIRNQATTGGNLLQRTRCVYFQDITTPCNKREPGSGCSALEGYGRYNAVLGASEACVATHPSDLAVALTALDAVVVVLGPDGERQVPMADLHTLPGHHPEIETTLSHGELITAVEVPATPLARRSTYVKTRDRASFAFALVSVAAAVTLDDDGVVADIALAWGGVAHKPWRATRAEAELRGRRPDESAIAAAVEEELRAAAFGPDTEYKRPLLRGATTEALSRLLGGLDGKPDGTSEKEGGR; encoded by the coding sequence ATGAGACCACTGACCTATGCAGCCCCCGCCACCGCCGCAGAAGCGGTCAGCGCCGTCAGCGGGGATCCCCAGGCGCGGTTCCTGGGCGGCGGGACGAACCTGGTGGACCACCTCAAACTCGGGGTCAGCACGCCCGGACGGCTGGTGGACATCAGCCGGCTTCCGCTGGACACCGTCGAGCAGACCGAGGCGGGGGTGCGGATCGGCACCAACGTGCGCAACAGCGACCTGGCCGCCCACCCGCTCCTGCGCAGCGGCTGGCCCGGCATCAGCCGGGCCCTGCTGGCCGGGGCCAGCGGCCAGATCCGCAACCAGGCCACCACCGGCGGCAATCTGCTGCAGCGCACCCGGTGCGTGTACTTCCAGGACATCACCACCCCGTGCAACAAACGGGAGCCGGGCAGTGGCTGTTCGGCCCTCGAGGGGTACGGCCGGTACAACGCCGTGCTCGGTGCCAGTGAGGCCTGCGTGGCCACCCACCCCTCAGACCTCGCCGTCGCCCTGACCGCCCTGGACGCCGTCGTCGTGGTCCTGGGGCCCGATGGCGAGCGGCAGGTCCCCATGGCGGACCTGCACACTCTGCCCGGGCACCACCCCGAGATCGAGACCACCTTGTCCCACGGTGAGCTGATCACCGCGGTCGAAGTCCCGGCCACGCCGTTGGCCCGGCGCTCGACCTACGTCAAGACCCGGGACCGGGCCTCCTTCGCCTTCGCCCTCGTCTCGGTCGCCGCCGCCGTGACCCTCGACGACGACGGCGTGGTCGCGGACATCGCGCTCGCCTGGGGCGGGGTCGCCCACAAACCGTGGCGCGCCACCCGGGCCGAGGCAGAGCTACGGGGACGCCGGCCGGACGAGTCCGCGATCGCCGCGGCCGTGGAGGAGGAACTGCGGGCGGCGGCCTTCGGCCCGGACACCGAGTACAAGCGCCCGCTGCTGCGGGGCGCCACCACGGAGGCACTCTCCCGTCTCCTCGGCGGTCTGGACGGGAAGCCCGACGGAACATCGGAGAAGGAGGGGGGACGATGA
- a CDS encoding NTP transferase domain-containing protein yields MRVPAGPYRGGAPVVGVLLAAGAGRRLGRGPKALLCVDGTPQVVRMARALLRGGCDAVVVVLGASDEEVRTVLDGALTGTPEGQRVRTVVNADWESGMGSSFRLGIEAADRLLASSGPSCGLIAVALVDQPDVGEAVVRRLLAAATASTTARDLGPRVTAAGYSDAQGRLVRSHPLVFPRHWAREAAALAAGDAAGRVWLRGHPEVVDVVDVGQLATGRDVDIPQDLDGLSRGMEADVRA; encoded by the coding sequence GTGCGAGTGCCGGCAGGGCCGTACCGGGGCGGTGCACCGGTGGTGGGTGTGCTGCTGGCCGCCGGTGCGGGCCGCCGCCTGGGCCGGGGGCCCAAGGCCCTGCTGTGCGTGGACGGTACGCCCCAGGTGGTCCGGATGGCGCGTGCCCTGCTGCGAGGCGGCTGTGACGCGGTGGTGGTGGTTCTCGGCGCCTCGGACGAGGAGGTACGGACGGTCCTGGACGGAGCGCTGACGGGGACCCCCGAGGGCCAGCGCGTGCGTACCGTGGTGAACGCGGACTGGGAGTCGGGGATGGGCTCGTCCTTCCGGCTCGGGATCGAGGCCGCAGATCGGCTGCTCGCCTCCTCCGGCCCCTCGTGCGGCTTGATCGCGGTGGCCCTGGTGGACCAGCCCGACGTCGGCGAGGCCGTGGTGCGCCGTCTGCTGGCCGCTGCCACCGCCTCCACCACCGCCCGGGACCTCGGCCCTCGGGTGACGGCCGCCGGGTACTCGGATGCGCAGGGCCGGCTGGTCCGCAGTCACCCCTTGGTCTTCCCCCGGCACTGGGCCCGGGAGGCGGCCGCCCTGGCAGCGGGGGACGCGGCCGGACGGGTCTGGCTGCGTGGCCACCCGGAGGTGGTGGACGTCGTGGACGTGGGGCAGCTGGCCACGGGCCGCGACGTGGACATCCCGCAGGACCTCGACGGGCTCAGCCGGGGAATGGAGGCCGATGTCCGAGCGTGA